Proteins encoded by one window of Sulfurospirillum barnesii SES-3:
- the rbfA gene encoding 30S ribosome-binding factor RbfA, giving the protein MMDKSIKIQRTQSVLKELIPEAISTLEDEMLRGVCVIDVECSRGKYDAIVYLDGSVYDEAEKRYILSHLDRVQRHIQTHCMQVEGWFRCPHFRFRFDDSLERQNKMDALFAKVAEELEKGKKSDD; this is encoded by the coding sequence ATGATGGATAAAAGTATTAAAATCCAACGTACACAGAGTGTTTTAAAAGAGCTCATCCCAGAAGCGATAAGCACCCTTGAAGATGAGATGCTTCGGGGGGTTTGTGTCATTGATGTGGAGTGTAGCCGTGGAAAATACGATGCAATTGTCTATTTGGATGGTTCTGTCTATGATGAAGCGGAAAAACGTTATATTCTTTCACATTTAGACCGTGTGCAACGTCATATTCAAACACATTGCATGCAAGTTGAGGGATGGTTTAGATGTCCTCATTTTCGTTTCCGCTTTGATGATAGCTTAGAGCGTCAAAATAAGATGGATGCATTGTTTGCCAAAGTAGCAGAAGAGTTAGAAAAAGGGAAAAAAAGCGATGATTGA
- the ribD gene encoding bifunctional diaminohydroxyphosphoribosylaminopyrimidine deaminase/5-amino-6-(5-phosphoribosylamino)uracil reductase RibD — translation MPFGASLMQKALDAAWPYQVLTFPNPAVGAVVSNDAGEILGIGAHHKAGLPHAEVLALKEAYLALTHDKRIEALSDSMALHLFLKENHQDLFLNLSLHVTLEPCNHFGKTPPCSSLIEALGIKRVVIGSFDESANAKGGGVYLQSRGVNVSFGCLKEACDTLLTPFTCKEKQEPFIFFKLALSANNVATGGMITSLDSRTMVHRLRDCCDLMVIGGNTVRVDRPTLDARLCEGKAPDILIYSHSPQFDKSIPLFHIPNRKVFVDSTLESIKSYSMVMIEGGAGMLKAMEDKVEWYLIFQSTHEKEGEAIALPKGLKKVFSQAVGEDTMSWYQRVW, via the coding sequence ATGCCATTTGGTGCATCGTTGATGCAAAAAGCATTGGATGCGGCGTGGCCGTATCAGGTGCTGACGTTTCCTAATCCTGCAGTGGGCGCAGTTGTGAGTAATGATGCTGGAGAGATTTTAGGCATTGGCGCACACCATAAGGCAGGATTGCCACATGCTGAGGTTTTAGCGCTTAAAGAAGCGTATCTTGCGTTAACCCACGATAAACGCATTGAAGCACTGAGTGATTCAATGGCGCTGCATCTTTTTTTAAAAGAAAATCATCAAGACCTCTTTTTAAATCTTTCTTTACATGTAACGCTTGAACCATGTAACCATTTTGGAAAAACTCCTCCGTGTTCCTCTTTAATCGAAGCTTTAGGCATTAAACGTGTAGTCATTGGCTCTTTTGATGAGAGTGCAAATGCCAAGGGGGGTGGAGTATATTTGCAAAGCAGAGGTGTTAATGTCAGCTTTGGATGCCTTAAAGAGGCGTGTGATACTCTTTTAACTCCTTTTACATGTAAAGAAAAACAAGAGCCTTTCATTTTTTTTAAATTGGCTTTGAGTGCTAACAATGTTGCGACAGGTGGGATGATTACTTCGCTTGATTCTCGCACGATGGTACATCGTCTGAGGGATTGTTGTGATTTGATGGTGATAGGTGGCAATACTGTAAGGGTAGACCGCCCAACGCTTGATGCACGCTTGTGTGAAGGCAAAGCGCCTGATATTTTAATTTATTCACATAGCCCTCAATTTGATAAAAGTATCCCTCTTTTTCATATTCCTAATCGTAAAGTTTTTGTAGATTCAACGCTAGAAAGCATCAAGAGCTATTCGATGGTGATGATTGAAGGTGGAGCAGGCATGCTTAAAGCAATGGAAGATAAAGTAGAGTGGTATTTAATTTTTCAATCGACTCATGAAAAAGAAGGCGAAGCAATAGCTTTACCAAAAGGGCTTAAAAAAGTTTTCTCTCAAGCGGTTGGTGAAGATACGATGAGTTGGTATCAACGTGTTTGGTAA
- a CDS encoding sulfite exporter TauE/SafE family protein translates to MFGNDFFWYEALIVLFAGIVHGTLGFGFPMMATPLFALFLDLKKAVLFTLFPTIAVNFLSLKRDNSFGEIWGAYRLLIASVIVGSIVGTNLLVLYDNAYYKLFLAGVILLYLNKERLHISLTHSVAKHPQLMTMLIGFLSGFVGGIANIMIPVLIILILELKLEKKRAIGVMSFCFITNKMLQVLIFGYHGNLNFENFSMILPLIFIAMVGFFIGSRLQDRIDEVLYKKILNFILWILSSYLIVSTFYM, encoded by the coding sequence GTGTTTGGTAATGATTTTTTTTGGTATGAAGCACTGATTGTTTTGTTTGCAGGGATTGTTCATGGAACATTAGGATTTGGTTTTCCTATGATGGCAACACCGCTTTTTGCACTTTTTTTAGACCTAAAAAAAGCGGTTCTTTTTACACTTTTCCCCACCATTGCGGTTAATTTTTTAAGCCTTAAGAGAGATAACTCATTTGGAGAAATCTGGGGAGCGTATCGGTTATTAATTGCGAGCGTTATTGTGGGGAGTATTGTAGGAACAAACTTACTGGTACTTTATGACAATGCGTATTATAAATTGTTCTTAGCAGGTGTTATTTTGCTCTATTTAAATAAAGAGAGGTTGCATATTTCTCTTACACACAGTGTGGCGAAGCATCCACAACTGATGACCATGCTGATTGGATTTTTAAGTGGATTTGTGGGTGGCATTGCCAATATTATGATTCCTGTTTTAATTATTTTGATTTTAGAGCTAAAGTTAGAGAAAAAACGTGCTATTGGCGTGATGAGCTTTTGTTTTATCACCAATAAAATGTTGCAAGTACTTATCTTTGGGTACCATGGTAATTTAAATTTTGAAAACTTTAGTATGATTCTTCCATTGATTTTTATAGCCATGGTTGGATTTTTTATAGGAAGTCGCCTGCAAGATCGTATTGATGAAGTTTTATACAAAAAGATTTTAAATTTCATTTTGTGGATATTATCGTCTTATTTAATCGTCTCTACCTTTTACATGTAA
- a CDS encoding DUF309 domain-containing protein, whose amino-acid sequence METLKNTLFEAIELFLRVVENNQFVEGHEVLEDEWKRLKTLPEHENEAKILKGLINASTALALASKGKKEGAMRVWQTYEKYAPLIMSTQTEHTPSYKEAQRLLQRKYTLYM is encoded by the coding sequence ATGGAAACCTTAAAAAATACACTTTTTGAAGCTATAGAACTCTTTTTGAGGGTGGTTGAGAACAACCAATTTGTTGAAGGTCATGAAGTTTTGGAAGACGAATGGAAGCGACTTAAAACGCTACCTGAACACGAAAATGAGGCGAAAATCTTAAAAGGCCTTATTAATGCTTCCACAGCCCTTGCCCTTGCCTCTAAAGGTAAAAAAGAGGGTGCAATGCGTGTGTGGCAAACCTATGAAAAATACGCCCCCTTAATCATGAGCACGCAAACGGAGCACACACCTTCCTACAAAGAGGCACAACGCCTTTTACAGCGTAAATATACCCTTTACATGTAA
- a CDS encoding cold-shock protein: MALLEGTVKWFNNEKGFGFIQPNDGGKDVFVHFRQVNRTGYGRVSLAEGQKVTYELGEGPKGPQAENVTGL; encoded by the coding sequence ATGGCTTTATTAGAGGGAACCGTTAAATGGTTTAACAATGAAAAAGGTTTTGGTTTTATCCAACCAAATGATGGCGGAAAAGATGTATTCGTACACTTTCGTCAAGTGAACAGAACAGGTTACGGCCGTGTTTCTTTAGCAGAAGGTCAAAAAGTGACTTATGAACTAGGCGAAGGTCCAAAAGGTCCTCAAGCTGAGAACGTAACAGGTCTATAA
- a CDS encoding sensor histidine kinase — MKNETKSVFAFAMILTFSTLLLVSFPLLNYLSVSLRLNQLTQENQLKAYAKELEVTIQNIMPVQKTFLFPRSILYKVALLDANNHIIFSLINEAIPPINDAFVRSGKSLFYRHTLPPNVLHVKHLIIQKEISHSKVFFDSLIVIGVVIIGMFLLTFLLLKLLLKPYIETSSRMNHFFTDVMHELKTPLGIMQLNLEGLVKKYKDKRLNRSLAALSTLSTLYDDLEYLIKYKTITYTKENLPISDFLEERIAYFEALSSAKEICILSAIEPQHMLYINRIEFQRIVDNTITNAIKYSPAKTTLFIALFQNVQGVYFSVRDEGMGIKEIDKIFERHYRGDIYKGGFGIGLSIVKSICDKYKIEIEVKSEEKKGTEFIYKLK, encoded by the coding sequence TTGAAAAATGAGACAAAAAGTGTTTTTGCATTTGCAATGATTTTAACTTTTTCAACCCTCCTTCTTGTCTCTTTTCCACTGCTAAATTACCTCTCTGTTTCCTTACGTCTCAATCAACTCACACAAGAAAATCAACTCAAAGCCTATGCCAAAGAGCTTGAGGTAACAATTCAAAATATTATGCCTGTGCAAAAGACCTTTTTGTTTCCTCGCTCTATTCTCTATAAAGTTGCGCTTTTAGATGCAAACAATCATATTATTTTTTCACTGATTAACGAAGCTATTCCACCTATTAATGACGCCTTTGTACGCAGTGGAAAAAGCCTTTTTTACCGCCATACCTTACCCCCTAATGTTTTACATGTAAAGCATTTAATTATTCAAAAAGAGATAAGCCATTCAAAAGTTTTTTTTGACAGTTTGATTGTCATTGGGGTGGTGATTATTGGAATGTTTTTGCTTACATTTTTACTGCTAAAACTACTTTTGAAACCTTACATTGAGACTTCATCACGCATGAATCACTTTTTTACCGATGTCATGCACGAGCTAAAAACACCTCTGGGTATTATGCAACTCAACCTTGAAGGATTGGTGAAAAAGTACAAAGATAAACGCCTCAATCGCTCATTAGCAGCACTCTCTACCCTCTCTACACTGTACGATGATTTGGAGTACCTCATTAAATACAAAACCATTACTTACACCAAAGAGAATCTGCCTATCTCCGACTTTTTAGAAGAGCGTATCGCATATTTTGAGGCACTTAGCTCCGCTAAAGAGATTTGTATACTCTCAGCCATTGAGCCTCAGCACATGCTTTACATTAATCGTATTGAATTTCAGCGTATTGTTGATAACACCATTACCAATGCTATTAAATACTCTCCTGCCAAAACAACACTTTTTATTGCTTTGTTTCAAAATGTTCAAGGAGTTTATTTTTCTGTTAGAGATGAGGGTATGGGCATTAAAGAGATTGATAAAATTTTTGAACGCCACTACAGGGGAGATATTTACAAAGGTGGATTTGGAATAGGTCTTAGTATTGTTAAAAGTATTTGTGATAAGTATAAAATCGAGATTGAAGTAAAATCAGAAGAAAAAAAAGGAACGGAGTTTATTTATAAATTGAAGTAA
- a CDS encoding response regulator transcription factor, with protein sequence MKILLLEDDFTYKESIQDSLEEMGYSVDAYDDGEKALDALFEKHYHLALLDIRVPGMDGYEILKEIRKAKLDVPIIFITSLTDINNLSLGYELGCNDYLRKPFSLKELQYRVNQTLKSYHFHTNLDVIPLSHGFSYHNHDQSLWFDTVQVPLSNHERKLLFVLVKNRGYFISAELIHDAVWEGKEIGENDIRMLIKKLRDKTDKDFIITAKGIGYKIEK encoded by the coding sequence ATGAAAATTTTACTTCTTGAAGATGATTTTACCTATAAAGAGAGTATTCAAGACTCCCTAGAAGAGATGGGCTACAGCGTTGATGCATACGATGATGGTGAAAAAGCACTCGATGCTCTATTTGAAAAACACTACCATTTAGCGCTTTTGGATATTCGGGTTCCTGGCATGGATGGCTATGAGATTTTAAAAGAGATTCGCAAAGCGAAACTGGATGTGCCCATTATTTTTATCACGTCACTTACAGACATTAATAATCTCTCTTTAGGGTATGAGCTAGGCTGTAATGACTATTTGCGTAAGCCTTTTTCCCTCAAAGAATTACAGTACCGTGTCAACCAAACCCTTAAAAGTTACCATTTTCATACCAATCTTGATGTGATTCCTCTCTCCCATGGCTTTTCCTATCACAATCATGACCAAAGCCTCTGGTTCGATACGGTGCAAGTTCCTTTAAGTAATCATGAACGAAAACTTCTTTTTGTTCTTGTTAAAAATAGAGGATATTTTATCTCCGCTGAACTGATTCACGATGCGGTATGGGAAGGCAAAGAGATTGGGGAGAATGATATTCGGATGCTGATTAAAAAACTAAGAGATAAAACCGATAAAGATTTTATTATAACTGCTAAAGGCATAGGATATAAAATTGAAAAATGA
- a CDS encoding cache domain-containing protein, with the protein MGIFIYKVNHNLYIEDAKNSVESVLGLTQELLEHEKQLALSIALILSNNETLKQGYLQNNRTLLFQTLQNELPRIKNYLHMDNLEVQLHSKEGKALVRSWNFQSYGDELLSFRKGINLVHEHQTPLVSIELGKRLNIKALAPVFEQSERIGSLEVILNFNTIARKLSDKKIHFVILMDKKFLDIGE; encoded by the coding sequence TTGGGAATTTTCATCTATAAAGTCAACCATAATCTCTACATTGAAGATGCAAAAAACAGTGTTGAGAGCGTTCTAGGACTTACCCAAGAGCTTTTGGAACATGAAAAGCAATTAGCCCTTAGTATTGCGCTTATTCTGAGTAATAACGAAACACTGAAACAAGGTTACCTTCAAAACAACCGTACACTCCTTTTTCAAACCCTCCAAAATGAACTTCCTAGAATTAAAAATTATTTGCATATGGATAACCTTGAAGTCCAATTACACTCCAAAGAAGGCAAAGCGCTGGTTCGAAGTTGGAACTTTCAAAGTTACGGTGATGAGCTACTCTCTTTTCGTAAAGGGATTAACCTCGTGCACGAGCATCAAACCCCTTTGGTTTCTATAGAACTTGGAAAACGCCTCAACATTAAAGCACTTGCCCCTGTTTTCGAACAGAGTGAACGCATTGGCTCTTTAGAAGTTATTCTTAATTTTAATACAATTGCCCGTAAACTGAGTGATAAAAAAATTCACTTTGTCATTTTAATGGATAAAAAATTTCTCGATATTGGAGAGTGA
- a CDS encoding c-type cytochrome — protein MKHISLISMAVLLVGTSTLLALDVATLNQRANKGFTPVVVKDWKAPDESTIPNNLFGDTVRYGKALVHETYKYIGPEVEDPKMRYAGNNLACSSCHQEAGTKRWSAPFMATFANFPQYRNRDETIGSIEERVNGCMGRSMNGKPLPENGKEMRAIVTYMYWLGQGIPLGATVEGAEFPQVNRKMVMSQAADPIKGEQVYKEHCASCHGENGEGVKREGKANGYEFPPLWGKDTYNTGAGMYRVLRAADWIVANMPLGADNHNRILTDEQAYNVAAYINNYDKPRDVKANREKDFPDLKVKVPDSDVGPYDDGKTRHQHKFGPYKGIIIPAK, from the coding sequence ATGAAACATATTTCTCTTATTTCTATGGCAGTGTTGCTTGTGGGCACAAGTACACTTTTAGCACTGGATGTAGCAACGCTCAATCAGCGCGCCAATAAAGGATTTACCCCTGTGGTGGTTAAAGATTGGAAGGCTCCTGATGAGAGCACGATTCCTAATAACCTTTTTGGTGATACCGTGCGTTATGGAAAAGCATTGGTGCATGAAACCTACAAATATATAGGTCCAGAAGTAGAAGACCCAAAAATGCGTTATGCAGGCAACAATCTTGCCTGTTCTTCGTGCCATCAAGAAGCAGGTACCAAACGATGGTCAGCGCCGTTTATGGCAACCTTTGCCAATTTTCCGCAATACCGAAACCGTGATGAAACGATTGGAAGCATTGAAGAGCGTGTCAATGGCTGTATGGGACGCAGTATGAACGGTAAGCCTTTGCCTGAAAATGGTAAAGAGATGCGAGCGATTGTGACCTATATGTATTGGTTAGGGCAAGGCATTCCTTTGGGGGCAACGGTAGAGGGAGCTGAGTTTCCTCAGGTCAATCGTAAAATGGTCATGAGTCAAGCGGCTGATCCTATTAAAGGGGAGCAGGTTTATAAAGAGCACTGTGCCTCATGCCATGGCGAAAACGGTGAGGGCGTGAAGCGAGAGGGTAAAGCCAATGGCTATGAATTTCCTCCGCTTTGGGGAAAAGATACCTACAACACAGGTGCGGGTATGTACCGAGTACTTCGTGCGGCGGATTGGATTGTAGCAAATATGCCTTTAGGTGCGGACAATCACAACAGAATCTTGACCGATGAACAAGCCTATAATGTTGCAGCGTATATCAACAATTACGATAAACCACGTGATGTTAAAGCCAATCGTGAAAAAGATTTTCCTGATTTGAAAGTGAAAGTACCTGATAGCGATGTTGGACCTTATGATGATGGTAAAACCCGTCACCAACACAAATTTGGTCCTTATAAAGGCATTATTATCCCTGCAAAATAG
- a CDS encoding nitrous oxide-stimulated promoter family protein, translating to MTSEKLQSDSQTLHRFIQLNCDKKHHDVPKKKGVLEVSFQDKCLCELPYHLCEECETLFVYAYGRLKNCPHEHKPSCRKCPNPCYEKSMWKKMSKVMSFSGMQLGLTKIRKLFSK from the coding sequence ATGACTTCTGAGAAACTGCAAAGCGATAGTCAAACATTACACCGCTTTATTCAACTTAATTGCGATAAAAAGCACCATGATGTACCCAAAAAAAAGGGTGTGTTGGAGGTTAGTTTTCAAGACAAGTGTTTATGCGAACTTCCCTATCATCTTTGTGAAGAGTGTGAAACACTTTTTGTGTATGCCTATGGAAGATTGAAAAATTGTCCGCATGAGCATAAACCCAGTTGTCGTAAATGCCCCAATCCTTGTTATGAAAAGTCGATGTGGAAAAAGATGTCAAAGGTGATGAGCTTTAGTGGCATGCAGCTAGGTTTAACCAAAATACGCAAACTCTTTTCCAAATAA
- a CDS encoding TIGR01212 family radical SAM protein (This family includes YhcC from E. coli K-12, an uncharacterized radical SAM protein.) codes for MFSYLSHKEAMKCRYGEALYSIPVNLDFGCPNREKDGTGGCSFCPEHGARAAQIADAKSVEEQIEKAILFAKKRYKATSFALYIQAYTGTFASLLKQKEAYERLLSLYPFKALHIGTRPDCLSDATLEYLAELNSRLDVVVELGVQSLHDASLKRINRGHSAHASLEAIRRLHVKGLKVYAHLIIGFPNENFLMWEASVRGLVEAGIDGIKFHHLHVIAGTQLAREYEAEAFKVLSEYEYAEALMALLRIIPLHIPIIRLATDTPQKELIAPLWQMEKGHFGEYVAQSMRYRGIRQGDLVESQSLLRYEIPHTVHLNDGSTTFYSVCYKDYYHPKAGAYTQARRLFVEGSHLKERLLQGDVALLDIGFGMGYNTLEALRVAQQCSTFSLHVKAMEQDRMLLKQSATVVSEALHVKMLETLFTCKTYEEAFVKIDFQNVEARYGVQELEEQFDVIFLDPFVESNNASLVSLEFLTLLKMHLKPTGVLVASTSLQAVHDALILAGFEVEIVHCVGNDIKGVIATPLVTPTFLHVSHPYSDPYLVWSDKKIESEHQKRSLV; via the coding sequence ATGTTTTCCTACCTTAGCCACAAAGAAGCGATGAAGTGCCGTTATGGCGAAGCGCTTTATAGTATCCCTGTTAATTTAGACTTTGGCTGTCCTAACCGTGAAAAAGATGGCACGGGTGGATGCAGTTTTTGCCCAGAACACGGTGCTCGTGCTGCCCAAATTGCCGATGCTAAGAGTGTGGAAGAGCAGATAGAAAAGGCGATTTTATTTGCTAAAAAACGCTACAAAGCCACCTCCTTTGCGCTTTACATTCAAGCCTATACAGGCACGTTTGCCTCATTGTTGAAACAAAAAGAGGCGTACGAGAGGCTTTTGAGTCTTTACCCTTTTAAAGCGTTGCACATTGGCACACGACCCGATTGTTTGAGTGATGCGACACTAGAGTATTTAGCAGAACTTAACAGCCGTTTGGATGTGGTGGTGGAACTTGGCGTACAGAGTTTGCACGATGCAAGTTTAAAGCGCATCAACCGTGGGCATAGTGCACACGCTTCGCTTGAAGCGATTAGGCGTTTACATGTAAAGGGTTTAAAGGTGTATGCGCATCTTATTATTGGTTTTCCTAATGAGAACTTTTTGATGTGGGAAGCCAGTGTGAGAGGGTTGGTGGAAGCGGGCATTGATGGGATAAAATTTCATCATTTGCATGTTATCGCTGGTACGCAGTTGGCTCGTGAGTACGAGGCAGAAGCGTTTAAGGTTTTGAGTGAATACGAATACGCCGAAGCCTTGATGGCACTTTTGCGCATCATTCCTTTGCATATTCCTATCATTCGTCTTGCCACGGACACGCCTCAAAAAGAGCTTATCGCTCCGCTGTGGCAGATGGAAAAAGGGCACTTTGGTGAATACGTCGCTCAAAGTATGCGCTACCGTGGCATTAGGCAAGGTGATTTGGTGGAGAGTCAATCTCTCCTGCGGTATGAAATACCTCACACCGTACACTTAAATGATGGAAGTACGACGTTTTACAGTGTTTGCTACAAAGATTATTATCATCCCAAAGCAGGAGCATACACGCAAGCACGCAGACTTTTTGTCGAGGGTTCTCATCTTAAAGAGCGTCTTTTGCAAGGCGATGTTGCCCTTTTGGATATTGGTTTTGGAATGGGATACAACACGCTTGAAGCGTTGCGTGTTGCCCAACAATGCTCCACGTTTTCTTTACATGTAAAGGCGATGGAACAGGATAGAATGCTTCTAAAACAAAGTGCCACGGTCGTTTCAGAAGCGTTACATGTAAAGATGCTTGAAACGCTTTTTACATGTAAGACGTATGAGGAAGCGTTTGTAAAGATAGACTTTCAAAACGTGGAAGCACGCTATGGTGTGCAGGAGTTAGAAGAGCAGTTTGATGTGATTTTTCTTGACCCGTTTGTGGAGAGCAATAATGCTTCGTTGGTCAGTTTAGAGTTTCTAACGCTTTTAAAAATGCATCTCAAACCCACAGGCGTTTTGGTGGCGTCTACTTCTCTTCAAGCCGTACACGATGCGCTCATCTTAGCAGGGTTTGAGGTTGAAATTGTCCACTGCGTGGGAAATGACATAAAAGGGGTTATCGCCACGCCTTTGGTTACGCCAACGTTTTTACATGTAAGTCATCCTTATAGTGACCCGTATCTGGTTTGGAGCGATAAAAAGATAGAGAGCGAGCATCAAAAGCGAAGTTTGGTATAA
- a CDS encoding type II toxin-antitoxin system RelE/ParE family toxin → MNMHIEFKESFLKRFESQLRFIANDSPKNALKFKNELLAQIRLLVSHPLKCRKSIYFEDESIRDLVHKGYTIVYRIHENKIEIFGLTKYQEHIAD, encoded by the coding sequence ATGAATATGCACATTGAATTTAAAGAGAGTTTTCTTAAACGCTTTGAGAGTCAGCTTCGTTTTATAGCAAACGATAGTCCAAAAAATGCTCTAAAATTTAAAAATGAACTTCTAGCCCAAATTCGCTTGCTTGTCTCTCATCCCTTGAAATGCCGAAAATCTATCTATTTTGAAGATGAATCTATTCGTGATTTGGTGCACAAGGGGTATACGATTGTGTATCGCATCCATGAAAATAAAATTGAGATTTTTGGTTTAACGAAATACCAAGAACACATTGCAGATTAA